The Aquila chrysaetos chrysaetos chromosome 6, bAquChr1.4, whole genome shotgun sequence genome window below encodes:
- the UBE2J2 gene encoding ubiquitin-conjugating enzyme E2 J2 isoform X1 — MSNNSNKRAPTTATQRLKQDYLRIKKDPVPYICAEPLPSNILEWHYVVRGPEMTPYEGGYYHGKLIFPREFPFKPPSIYMITPNGRFKCNTRLCLSITDFHPDTWNPAWSVSTILTGLLSFMVEKGPTLGSIETSEFTKRQLAAQSLAFNLKDKVFCELFPEVVEEIKQKQKAQEELNNRPPSLPLPDVVPDGEAHYGQNGIPLLNGHVPLAPANHPGLQQANRNHGLLGGALANLFVIVGFAAFAYTVKYVLRSIAQE, encoded by the exons atGAGCAACAACAGTAATAAGAGAGCACCAACGACAGCAACACAGAGACTTAAACAAGACTACCTTCGAATTAAGAAAGATCCAGTGCCTTATATCTGTGCAGAGCCCCTCCCATCTAATATCCTTGAATG GCACTATGTTGTACGGGGACCTGAAATGACTCCCTATGAAG GTGGCTATTATCATGGGAAACTAATATTCCCCAGAGAATTTCCTTTTAAACCTCCTAGTATTTATATGATTACACCTAATGGAAGGTTTAAGTGTAATACAAG GTTGTGTCTTTCAATCACTGATTTCCACCCGGATACATGGAATCCAGCTTGGTCAGTCTCGACGATCTTGACAGGCCTTCTTAGTTTTATGGTGGAAAAGGGCCCCACACTGGGCAGCATAGAGACGTCAGAGTTCACA AAAAGACAGCTAGCTGCACAAAGCttagcatttaatttaaaagataaagtcTTCTGTGAGCTCTTCCCTGAAGTAGTGGAG gagATTAAGcaaaaacagaaagcacaagaaGAGCTCAATAACAGACCTCCATCCCTTCCTTTACCAGATGTTGTCCCTGATGGGGAAGCACACTACGGTCAGAATGGAATACCCCTTCTTAATGGGCATGTACCATTGGCACCTGCCAATCATCCAGGTCTCCAACAGGCCAATCGTAACCATGGACTTTTAGGCGGAGCTTTGGCGAACTTGTTTGTTATAGTTGGTTTTGCAGCCTTTGCCTACACAGTCAAGTATGTACTGAGAAGCATAGCGCAAGAATGA
- the UBE2J2 gene encoding ubiquitin-conjugating enzyme E2 J2 isoform X2 produces the protein MSNNSNKRAPTTATQRLKQDYLRIKKDPVPYICAEPLPSNILEWLCLSITDFHPDTWNPAWSVSTILTGLLSFMVEKGPTLGSIETSEFTKRQLAAQSLAFNLKDKVFCELFPEVVEEIKQKQKAQEELNNRPPSLPLPDVVPDGEAHYGQNGIPLLNGHVPLAPANHPGLQQANRNHGLLGGALANLFVIVGFAAFAYTVKYVLRSIAQE, from the exons atGAGCAACAACAGTAATAAGAGAGCACCAACGACAGCAACACAGAGACTTAAACAAGACTACCTTCGAATTAAGAAAGATCCAGTGCCTTATATCTGTGCAGAGCCCCTCCCATCTAATATCCTTGAATG GTTGTGTCTTTCAATCACTGATTTCCACCCGGATACATGGAATCCAGCTTGGTCAGTCTCGACGATCTTGACAGGCCTTCTTAGTTTTATGGTGGAAAAGGGCCCCACACTGGGCAGCATAGAGACGTCAGAGTTCACA AAAAGACAGCTAGCTGCACAAAGCttagcatttaatttaaaagataaagtcTTCTGTGAGCTCTTCCCTGAAGTAGTGGAG gagATTAAGcaaaaacagaaagcacaagaaGAGCTCAATAACAGACCTCCATCCCTTCCTTTACCAGATGTTGTCCCTGATGGGGAAGCACACTACGGTCAGAATGGAATACCCCTTCTTAATGGGCATGTACCATTGGCACCTGCCAATCATCCAGGTCTCCAACAGGCCAATCGTAACCATGGACTTTTAGGCGGAGCTTTGGCGAACTTGTTTGTTATAGTTGGTTTTGCAGCCTTTGCCTACACAGTCAAGTATGTACTGAGAAGCATAGCGCAAGAATGA